Proteins found in one Salinimonas lutimaris genomic segment:
- a CDS encoding Gfo/Idh/MocA family protein — translation MFNEELQFKPAIRWGMVGGGRGSQIGYSHRCAAQRDGLFKLMAGAFDLNAERGRSFGTNLGLSTERCYPDYTTMFTEEAKRPDGIEAVSIATPNATHYEICKAALHAGLHVVCEKPITFTSKEASELQSLAEQQQRKLAVMYGYSGYPMIHQAREMVRRGDLGEIRVVNMQFAHGSHNIEHEKNDPGLKWRVSPQVAGPTYVLGDIGTHIFYLCEMITGLEVSRLSCMKQAFIRSRAPLEDNAHVMLEYTSGAVGTLWASAVNAGAMHQQKFRIVGEKASIEWWDEHPNQLRYEVQGEPARVLERGSAYLYNDAAGVAASHIGVGHPEGYFESWANLYHRFALAFTGQTSHDESPLWYPDVYAGINGVRLCEKCVESATSQSQWVSFY, via the coding sequence ATGTTTAATGAAGAATTGCAATTCAAACCTGCTATTCGCTGGGGGATGGTGGGCGGTGGCCGGGGCAGTCAGATAGGCTACTCGCATCGGTGCGCCGCTCAGCGCGATGGGTTATTTAAACTCATGGCCGGTGCATTTGATTTAAATGCAGAACGAGGCCGATCTTTCGGGACTAATCTGGGGTTGTCGACAGAACGCTGCTACCCTGACTACACCACCATGTTTACAGAAGAAGCCAAACGCCCTGACGGTATAGAAGCAGTCTCCATTGCCACGCCCAACGCTACTCACTACGAAATCTGCAAGGCGGCTCTGCATGCCGGGTTACATGTTGTATGTGAAAAGCCCATTACCTTTACCAGCAAAGAAGCCAGCGAGTTACAGTCACTGGCAGAACAACAACAGCGCAAACTGGCCGTGATGTACGGCTATTCGGGTTATCCGATGATACATCAGGCTCGGGAAATGGTACGTCGTGGTGATTTGGGCGAAATAAGAGTAGTCAACATGCAGTTTGCCCACGGCAGTCACAATATTGAACATGAGAAAAACGATCCGGGGCTGAAATGGCGGGTGAGTCCGCAGGTGGCAGGCCCCACCTATGTGCTGGGCGATATCGGTACTCACATATTTTATCTGTGCGAAATGATTACCGGTCTGGAAGTATCCCGGCTATCGTGTATGAAACAGGCATTTATTCGTTCCCGCGCCCCACTTGAAGATAACGCTCATGTCATGCTTGAGTACACCAGTGGTGCGGTCGGCACCTTATGGGCATCAGCGGTCAATGCCGGTGCTATGCATCAGCAAAAGTTTCGCATTGTGGGCGAGAAAGCGTCAATAGAATGGTGGGATGAACACCCTAATCAGCTGCGCTATGAAGTACAGGGTGAGCCGGCGCGTGTACTAGAGCGTGGTAGCGCCTATTTGTATAACGACGCTGCCGGTGTTGCGGCCAGTCATATTGGTGTCGGTCACCCCGAAGGCTACTTTGAATCCTGGGCCAATCTATATCACCGGTTTGCATTAGCTTTCACCGGTCAGACAAGCCATGACGAGTCGCCCTTATGGTACCCGGATGTGTATGCCGGCATCAATGGCGTCAGGTTGTGCGAAAAATGCGTGGAATCAGCCACCAGTCAGTCTCAGTGGGTGAGCTTTTACTAG
- a CDS encoding MurR/RpiR family transcriptional regulator, which translates to MSTASSLSELEEQIRTRYDSLSKRLRQVAAYVLDNKNSVAFETVSDIAEQADVPPSTLIRFANAFDFSGFNEMKQLFRSNLLEETSSYTDRVRLLKELESDTTPPERPVDILQEFARANSNAMHQLAAQTPVEHLDEAVEILAQAKNVYVVGLGRSFSVSSYLAYALRHLNKRAFLIDGLGGMFKEQLSTIENDDVLIVISFSPYAKDTTTISESVARSGVKQIIITDSQISPLASSSDICFVVKEAKVDAFRSQAASLCLAQTLAVSLAFRDTKEGEQNNFSNQL; encoded by the coding sequence ATGTCAACAGCATCCAGCTTAAGTGAACTGGAAGAACAAATTCGTACCCGCTATGACAGTCTGAGCAAAAGGTTACGTCAGGTTGCCGCCTACGTTCTGGACAATAAAAACAGTGTAGCATTTGAAACCGTCTCAGATATAGCCGAGCAAGCTGATGTACCGCCCTCAACATTGATTCGGTTTGCCAATGCGTTTGATTTCAGTGGTTTTAATGAAATGAAACAGCTGTTTCGCAGTAATCTGCTAGAAGAAACGTCCAGCTACACCGATCGCGTTCGCCTGCTTAAAGAGTTGGAAAGCGATACCACACCACCCGAGCGACCGGTGGATATTTTGCAGGAATTTGCGCGGGCAAATAGCAACGCCATGCACCAGCTGGCCGCACAAACACCGGTCGAGCATCTGGACGAGGCCGTAGAAATACTGGCTCAGGCAAAGAATGTGTACGTAGTGGGGCTGGGGCGCTCGTTTTCAGTATCGTCTTATCTTGCGTATGCGCTGCGCCATCTTAACAAGCGTGCATTTTTAATCGATGGGCTCGGGGGCATGTTTAAAGAGCAATTAAGTACCATCGAAAACGACGATGTGTTGATTGTGATCAGCTTTTCACCGTATGCCAAAGATACAACAACCATCAGTGAGTCGGTAGCCCGTTCCGGGGTCAAACAGATCATCATTACAGATAGCCAAATCAGCCCGCTGGCCTCATCATCTGATATTTGTTTTGTGGTCAAAGAGGCTAAGGTGGATGCTTTTCGCTCGCAGGCTGCGTCGTTATGTCTGGCGCAGACGCTGGCGGTATCACTGGCATTTCGCGACACTAAAGAGGGTGAACAGAATAACTTCAGCAACCAGCTGTAA
- a CDS encoding sulfite exporter TauE/SafE family protein, which yields MFETDITFYFTAIPAVLIYGISKGGLGGALGTIAIPLMTMTTAPARAAAILLPILLVMDVIAIACHHRHACWHQLRQMLPGALAGIALAAIFMKVVSPALLAGAVGVLCVLFAIQFYCHFQPAADKAASTARATFWSMISGISSTLIHAGGGPASIYLLPLKLPKETLIATMAVFFGVVNLVKLIPYWLMEQLNSANLATATLLMPLALLGVWLGVKFLNRASHRLIYQICHFSLLLSGLKLIVDSMN from the coding sequence GTGTTTGAGACCGATATAACATTTTATTTTACCGCGATACCGGCGGTGCTTATCTACGGGATCAGTAAAGGCGGTCTGGGGGGCGCGCTGGGCACTATCGCTATCCCGCTGATGACCATGACCACAGCGCCAGCCCGTGCCGCTGCTATTTTATTGCCCATTCTGCTGGTAATGGATGTCATCGCTATAGCCTGTCACCATCGCCATGCGTGCTGGCATCAACTACGCCAAATGCTGCCTGGCGCACTGGCAGGTATTGCACTGGCAGCCATCTTTATGAAAGTGGTTTCTCCGGCCCTGTTAGCCGGGGCGGTGGGTGTTCTGTGCGTGTTATTTGCTATTCAGTTTTATTGTCATTTTCAGCCTGCGGCAGACAAAGCGGCTAGTACGGCCCGGGCTACTTTCTGGAGCATGATAAGTGGTATTTCCAGTACCCTGATTCATGCCGGCGGCGGCCCGGCCAGTATTTATCTGTTACCGCTGAAGTTGCCCAAAGAAACATTGATAGCGACGATGGCCGTATTTTTTGGTGTGGTAAATCTGGTCAAGCTGATTCCCTACTGGTTGATGGAGCAACTGAACAGCGCCAACCTGGCTACCGCGACCCTGTTAATGCCGCTGGCACTTTTGGGAGTCTGGCTGGGGGTAAAATTTTTAAATCGGGCCAGTCATAGGCTGATCTATCAAATATGTCATTTCAGCTTGCTGCTATCTGGTCTGAAATTGATAGTAGATAGTATGAATTAG
- the iolE gene encoding myo-inosose-2 dehydratase encodes MTVQLGINPLTWTNDDLPSLGAETPLETCLSEGKQAGYAGFELGNKFPREASVLGPILAKHDLKLVSGWYSMELLTRSVEEEIEAVREHLTLLRELGATAMVCCEVTGCIHGAQKTPVHLRPTFPADQWQEYGRKLTEFAKYTKSMGVEIAYHHHMGTVIETADDVDKLMEHTGDEVGLLLDTGHLTFAGADPVAVAKRWAGRIKHVHCKDIREDVMNDVKNRKLSFLNSVLEGVFTVPGDGCVDYPAVFAILKEHDYAGWLVVEAEQDPAVANPLKFATLGYQNLQRFATEAGLMA; translated from the coding sequence ATGACAGTACAACTAGGTATTAATCCGTTAACCTGGACCAACGATGATTTACCCTCACTGGGGGCTGAAACCCCGCTGGAAACCTGTTTGTCAGAAGGTAAGCAGGCAGGCTATGCCGGCTTTGAGCTGGGCAATAAGTTTCCCCGTGAAGCCAGTGTGCTGGGGCCAATTCTGGCAAAGCATGACTTAAAACTGGTGTCGGGCTGGTATTCGATGGAGCTGCTGACCCGGTCAGTGGAAGAAGAAATTGAAGCAGTGCGCGAGCATCTGACATTACTGCGTGAACTGGGCGCGACAGCCATGGTGTGCTGCGAGGTAACCGGCTGTATTCATGGTGCTCAGAAAACGCCGGTTCATCTGCGCCCCACCTTCCCGGCAGACCAGTGGCAGGAGTATGGCAGAAAGCTGACCGAGTTTGCTAAGTACACCAAAAGCATGGGCGTTGAAATCGCTTACCATCACCATATGGGCACAGTAATAGAAACAGCCGATGATGTAGACAAGCTGATGGAGCATACCGGTGATGAGGTGGGATTGTTGCTGGATACCGGTCACCTGACCTTTGCCGGCGCAGACCCGGTTGCCGTGGCCAAACGCTGGGCCGGTCGTATTAAACATGTACATTGTAAAGACATCCGTGAAGATGTGATGAATGATGTCAAAAACCGCAAGCTAAGCTTTTTAAACAGTGTACTGGAAGGGGTATTTACTGTACCGGGCGATGGTTGTGTGGACTACCCGGCGGTATTTGCCATTCTCAAAGAACATGACTACGCGGGCTGGCTGGTGGTGGAAGCCGAACAGGATCCGGCTGTTGCCAACCCGCTGAAATTTGCCACGCTGGGGTATCAGAATCTGCAACGCTTTGCTACCGAAGCCGGTCTGATGGCCTAG
- a CDS encoding bifunctional 5-dehydro-2-deoxygluconokinase/5-dehydro-2-deoxyphosphogluconate aldolase, producing MNNKKFDVICMGRIAVDLYGQQIGSRLEDMGSFNKYLGGSSGNVAYGTAVQGLKSSMLARVGDEHMGRFLKEELERAGCDTSHLITDKERLTALVLLGIKDQDTFPLIFYRDNCADMAITAEDVSEEYIASARCLAVTGTHLSHPQTRDAVLTALKYARRNGVKTALDIDYRPVLWGLTGLGDGETRFVESGEVTAQLKEVLGLFDLIVGTEEEFHIAGGSTDSVQALKGVREVSNAELVCKRGELGCAVFSEAIPESLDDGINVQGVRVDVLNVLGAGDAFMSGLLRGYLNDEGWEQSCAYANACGALVVSRHGCAPAMPTKVELDNYLSRVTEVPRPDLDDELNHLHRVTTRKQKWQELCVMAFDHRIQFVDMAREAGADVAQIKPLKKLILQASQQVASEAGLQNKSGLLCDSTFGQDVLNEVTGQGWWIGRPIELPGSRPLELEHGNIGTQLTDWPLEHIVKCLVFFNPEDEYSLRLQQERQILDVWHACCKSGHQLLLEVILPRDIEQDEALYLRAMQRFYNLGVKPDWWKLPPLTSANWQSVSALIDERDPYCAGIVMLGLDAPAQELAEGFNNSVHCDKVKGFAVGRTLFGAPSRDWLAGKIDDETLVSQIKQNYHNLITLWRDRG from the coding sequence GTGAATAACAAAAAATTCGATGTCATCTGTATGGGAAGAATCGCGGTTGATCTGTACGGTCAGCAAATTGGCTCGCGGCTGGAGGATATGGGCTCGTTCAATAAATACCTGGGCGGTTCGTCAGGCAATGTTGCCTACGGCACTGCGGTTCAGGGATTAAAATCCTCCATGCTGGCCAGAGTGGGCGATGAGCACATGGGACGGTTTTTAAAAGAAGAGCTGGAGCGTGCTGGTTGTGATACCAGTCACCTGATTACGGATAAGGAAAGGCTGACGGCGCTGGTACTGCTGGGCATAAAGGATCAGGACACATTTCCACTGATTTTTTATCGCGACAACTGCGCTGATATGGCCATTACCGCGGAAGATGTCAGCGAAGAATATATCGCATCGGCCCGTTGTCTGGCAGTGACAGGAACACATCTGTCACATCCGCAAACCCGGGATGCCGTGTTGACCGCTCTCAAATACGCCCGTCGTAACGGCGTCAAGACCGCGCTGGACATTGATTATCGTCCGGTGCTGTGGGGATTGACCGGACTGGGTGATGGTGAAACCCGGTTTGTTGAGTCGGGCGAGGTTACTGCACAGCTTAAAGAAGTGCTAGGCCTGTTTGATCTGATTGTGGGTACTGAAGAAGAGTTTCATATTGCCGGAGGGTCAACTGACTCTGTTCAGGCACTCAAAGGTGTCCGCGAAGTCAGTAATGCTGAGCTGGTCTGTAAGCGCGGCGAGCTGGGCTGCGCAGTGTTCAGTGAGGCCATTCCTGAAAGTCTTGATGACGGTATCAACGTGCAGGGCGTGCGGGTTGATGTTCTCAACGTGCTGGGCGCCGGAGATGCCTTTATGTCCGGTTTGTTGCGCGGTTATCTGAATGATGAGGGCTGGGAACAAAGCTGTGCCTATGCCAATGCCTGTGGCGCGCTGGTGGTATCTCGCCATGGCTGTGCTCCGGCCATGCCAACCAAGGTGGAGCTGGATAATTACCTGAGCCGGGTGACTGAGGTTCCCCGGCCGGATCTGGATGATGAACTGAATCATTTGCACCGGGTAACGACCCGCAAACAAAAATGGCAAGAGCTGTGTGTCATGGCTTTTGATCACCGCATTCAGTTCGTGGATATGGCTCGGGAAGCGGGGGCTGACGTGGCGCAGATTAAACCGCTGAAAAAACTGATTCTACAGGCCAGTCAACAAGTCGCCAGTGAAGCTGGGTTGCAAAACAAGTCCGGTTTGTTGTGTGACAGCACCTTTGGTCAGGATGTCCTGAATGAGGTAACCGGACAAGGCTGGTGGATTGGCCGGCCTATTGAACTGCCGGGATCACGCCCGCTTGAGCTGGAACATGGCAATATTGGTACGCAGCTGACCGACTGGCCACTAGAGCATATTGTAAAGTGTCTGGTGTTTTTCAATCCTGAAGATGAGTACTCACTGCGCCTGCAACAGGAGCGTCAGATTCTGGATGTATGGCATGCGTGTTGTAAATCCGGACATCAGTTGTTGCTGGAAGTCATTTTGCCGCGTGATATTGAGCAGGATGAAGCGCTCTATCTTCGGGCTATGCAGCGGTTCTACAACCTGGGCGTGAAGCCTGACTGGTGGAAGCTGCCGCCGCTGACCAGTGCCAACTGGCAAAGTGTGTCAGCCTTGATTGATGAGCGTGACCCGTATTGCGCCGGTATCGTTATGCTGGGGCTGGACGCTCCGGCTCAGGAGCTGGCCGAAGGCTTTAATAATTCGGTGCACTGCGACAAGGTTAAAGGCTTTGCAGTAGGCCGTACGCTGTTCGGCGCGCCGTCCAGAGACTGGCTGGCCGGCAAAATAGATGATGAAACGCTGGTTAGCCAGATTAAGCAAAACTACCATAACCTGATTACCTTATGGCGTGACCGCGGTTAA
- the iolD gene encoding 3D-(3,5/4)-trihydroxycyclohexane-1,2-dione acylhydrolase (decyclizing), with translation MSTIRMTTAQALVKFLNQQFVEVDGIEQPFIEGVFTIFGHGNVVGLGQALEQDAGHLVVHQGCNEQGMAHAAMGFAKQHKRKKIYAVTSSVGPGAANMVTAAATATANRIPVLLLPGDVYASRQPDPVLQQVEQFHDNTISTNDCFRPVSRYWDRVNRPEQIMTAMIQAMRVLTDPADTGAVTICLPQDVQGEAYDFPEYFFSRRVHRIERRPPTDAMLNDALALIANSKKPLLICGGGVRYSEAHTEFAAFAETFGIPFGETQAGKSAVVASHPLNLGGIGTTGNLAANTIAKEADLVIGIGTRFTDFTTASKSLFANPDVQFLNINVAEFDAGKLDAVKLVGDARKTLQMLAPLLQEAGWTSAYSDEISAARLAWQNERERVLNLTFSEPFTPEVDGHLSEEQFKEYRESLNTELTQTSALGVLDRELEDDAIIVGAAGSLPGDLQRLWNARSADTYHMEYGYSCMGYEVAAALGAKLASPAQPVYAMVGDGSYMMLHSELQTAVQEGVKMTIVLFDNASFGCINNLQMSQGMGSFGTENRHRNPQSGKMDGPLVKVDFAANAQSYGCKTFRANTAESLKAALAEARLHDGPTLIDTKILPKTMTHGYEAWWRVGTAQVADNPAITEAAQEMDNTARDKARHY, from the coding sequence ATGAGTACCATCAGAATGACAACCGCACAGGCGCTGGTGAAATTTTTGAATCAACAGTTTGTTGAAGTGGACGGTATTGAGCAGCCGTTTATTGAAGGCGTGTTCACTATCTTCGGACATGGCAATGTGGTCGGGCTGGGTCAGGCTCTGGAGCAGGATGCCGGTCATCTGGTGGTGCATCAGGGGTGTAACGAGCAGGGAATGGCGCATGCGGCGATGGGGTTTGCCAAACAGCATAAGCGCAAAAAAATCTATGCGGTCACTTCTTCTGTCGGTCCGGGCGCTGCCAATATGGTGACCGCCGCGGCCACTGCAACTGCCAACCGTATTCCCGTGTTGCTGTTGCCTGGCGATGTTTATGCATCGCGCCAGCCCGATCCGGTATTACAGCAGGTCGAGCAGTTCCACGATAATACTATCAGCACCAATGACTGTTTTCGTCCGGTATCCCGTTACTGGGACCGGGTCAACCGGCCTGAGCAGATTATGACAGCAATGATTCAGGCCATGCGGGTTCTGACTGATCCCGCTGACACCGGTGCGGTTACCATATGCCTGCCCCAGGATGTACAGGGCGAAGCCTATGATTTCCCTGAGTATTTTTTTTCCCGGCGAGTGCATCGTATTGAACGGCGTCCCCCAACCGACGCTATGCTGAATGATGCGCTTGCCCTTATTGCTAACAGTAAAAAACCGCTGCTGATTTGCGGCGGGGGGGTGCGCTATTCAGAGGCCCACACCGAGTTTGCAGCTTTTGCTGAAACGTTCGGAATCCCCTTCGGAGAAACCCAGGCTGGCAAAAGTGCAGTGGTTGCATCTCATCCGCTGAATTTAGGCGGTATAGGTACCACTGGCAACCTGGCTGCCAACACTATCGCTAAAGAGGCAGATTTGGTAATTGGTATCGGCACCCGGTTTACTGACTTCACCACCGCGTCCAAATCGTTGTTTGCCAATCCTGATGTACAGTTTTTAAATATTAACGTTGCTGAGTTTGATGCCGGTAAGCTGGATGCGGTGAAGCTGGTGGGTGATGCCCGTAAAACACTTCAGATGCTAGCGCCACTGCTACAGGAAGCTGGCTGGACAAGCGCCTACTCCGATGAGATCAGTGCGGCGCGCCTGGCCTGGCAAAACGAGCGGGAGCGTGTACTCAACCTGACTTTCAGCGAGCCGTTTACACCAGAGGTCGATGGCCATCTGAGCGAAGAGCAGTTTAAAGAATACCGTGAGAGTTTAAACACCGAGCTGACCCAGACCAGTGCGCTGGGGGTGCTGGACCGCGAGTTGGAAGATGACGCTATCATTGTGGGCGCAGCCGGCTCCCTGCCCGGTGATCTGCAGCGACTGTGGAATGCCCGTAGCGCCGATACTTATCATATGGAATATGGCTATTCCTGCATGGGATATGAGGTGGCTGCCGCGCTTGGTGCCAAACTGGCCAGTCCTGCCCAGCCTGTTTACGCTATGGTGGGAGACGGGTCCTATATGATGCTGCATTCTGAGCTACAAACAGCCGTTCAGGAAGGTGTGAAAATGACCATCGTATTATTTGATAACGCCAGCTTTGGTTGTATTAATAACCTGCAAATGAGCCAGGGAATGGGCAGTTTTGGCACCGAAAACCGACATCGTAACCCGCAGTCCGGCAAAATGGACGGCCCGCTGGTTAAAGTTGATTTTGCTGCCAATGCACAAAGCTACGGATGCAAAACCTTTCGTGCTAACACTGCCGAATCGCTCAAAGCTGCGCTGGCTGAGGCCCGGTTGCATGACGGCCCTACGCTTATTGATACTAAAATTCTACCTAAAACCATGACCCACGGCTACGAAGCCTGGTGGCGGGTAGGTACAGCCCAGGTCGCTGACAATCCGGCCATTACTGAGGCGGCGCAGGAGATGGATAATACCGCCCGCGACAAGGCACGTCACTACTAA
- the iolB gene encoding 5-deoxy-glucuronate isomerase has translation MSKLLSKYQAPNADGRVQHITPESAGWKHVGFSVYELEADKTLTMPAIGEETCLVLIGGKASVHTEARQFDNIGDRMGPFERKKPYAVYIAPGEEYTLTAHTACEVAVCQAPARGDLPTRLIAPDDIGAEARGHGNNKRYVHNILPDSEIAESLLVVEVYTDEGCTSSYPSHKHDHANEPHETYLEETYYHRLNPEQGFCLQRVYTDERDLDECMAAYNKDVVQVPRGYHPVATIAGYDSYYLNVMAGPSRKWLFTWEQDHAWVNTQEYANKHAK, from the coding sequence ATGTCAAAGTTATTATCCAAATATCAGGCGCCCAATGCCGATGGCCGTGTGCAGCACATCACGCCTGAGTCTGCCGGTTGGAAACATGTTGGCTTCTCGGTATATGAGCTGGAAGCTGACAAGACGCTGACGATGCCAGCCATTGGCGAGGAAACCTGTCTGGTTCTGATTGGCGGTAAAGCCAGTGTACATACCGAAGCCAGACAATTTGATAATATCGGCGACCGGATGGGCCCGTTTGAGCGCAAAAAACCCTATGCGGTATATATTGCCCCGGGCGAAGAATATACCCTGACCGCTCATACCGCCTGTGAAGTGGCGGTGTGTCAGGCGCCGGCCAGGGGCGACCTGCCAACCCGGTTAATTGCACCAGATGACATTGGCGCAGAAGCCCGTGGTCATGGCAACAATAAACGCTATGTTCACAACATATTACCTGACAGCGAAATTGCGGAAAGTCTGTTAGTAGTAGAAGTGTATACCGATGAAGGCTGCACCAGTTCATACCCCAGCCATAAACATGATCATGCCAATGAGCCGCACGAAACCTATCTGGAGGAAACGTATTATCACCGACTGAACCCAGAACAGGGTTTTTGTCTGCAGCGTGTTTATACTGATGAGCGGGATCTCGATGAGTGCATGGCTGCTTACAACAAAGATGTGGTGCAAGTGCCCCGGGGCTATCACCCGGTGGCTACCATAGCCGGATACGACAGTTATTATCTGAATGTGATGGCCGGGCCCTCACGAAAATGGCTGTTCACCTGGGAGCAGGACCACGCGTGGGTAAACACCCAGGAGTATGCCAACAAGCATGCAAAGTAA
- a CDS encoding exonuclease domain-containing protein gives MTGGLFDRFHPLAKQEKQRLQALKRTDIPDIARPLFEHPVPQADTPLGKLECVVLDFETTGLDPTKDSILSVGMLNLKYPFMSLSSAQHYYVKAGEKIVPDTAVINHITPETLKGGMPPQQLCEVLVKALAGKIVIAHWGWIEKEFMHRLLGIPADVKVPLVFLDTLTLEKTMVFNDGVIEPDFRLAGIRERRGLPPYLAHNAFADAVATGELFLAQVTDIFGRRTPLLGPVVRRSVAV, from the coding sequence ATGACCGGCGGACTATTTGACCGCTTTCACCCGCTTGCCAAACAGGAAAAGCAGCGGTTACAGGCGTTAAAACGTACCGATATTCCTGATATTGCCCGGCCGCTGTTTGAGCATCCTGTACCGCAGGCTGATACGCCGCTTGGCAAGCTGGAGTGTGTTGTACTGGATTTTGAAACCACCGGACTGGATCCGACAAAAGACTCGATTTTGTCAGTCGGTATGCTGAATCTTAAGTATCCTTTTATGTCACTGTCGTCGGCTCAGCATTATTACGTCAAAGCCGGTGAAAAAATTGTACCGGATACTGCGGTGATTAATCACATTACACCGGAAACTCTTAAAGGGGGAATGCCTCCGCAGCAGTTATGTGAGGTGCTGGTAAAAGCGCTGGCCGGTAAAATTGTGATTGCTCACTGGGGCTGGATAGAAAAAGAGTTTATGCACCGGTTACTGGGGATCCCAGCCGATGTAAAAGTGCCACTGGTGTTTCTGGATACCCTGACCCTGGAAAAAACCATGGTCTTTAACGATGGCGTTATAGAGCCGGATTTTCGTTTGGCGGGCATCAGGGAGCGTCGGGGATTACCCCCTTATCTGGCCCACAATGCGTTTGCTGATGCTGTGGCTACCGGTGAGTTATTTCTGGCTCAGGTGACCGATATATTTGGCCGGCGCACTCCTTTACTCGGGCCGGTAGTGCGCCGGTCGGTAGCAGTATAA